A region of the Leptospira broomii serovar Hurstbridge str. 5399 genome:
ATACGCATTTCCGAATTATGAGTCTTGGGTTAATGCTTGTAAGGGAGAGATCCCGGACTTTCTGAAAAAGGAAATAGGACATTTATGAGAGAATCTTACGGAATGGAACTCCGAAGAAATCGGATTTCGCCAGCGATTAGGAATTTGACTTCTTCTGAATCCTTGAATGCAAAAAAAATGATTCAACCCTTATTCGTCGCGGAATCGCTAAAGGATCGGGAAAGCATGTCTTCCCTGCCCGGAGTTTTCCGGGATACGAAGGAGACCGTTTTAAAACAAATAGAGTCCGATTCGAAAGCAGGTGTAGAGCATTTCTTACTTTTTTTAGTTCCGGGCAATAAGTCGAACGATTCCATTCCGACGAAATTTTACGAAGAAGTCATAGGGGGAATTAAGCGGAACTTTCCGGAGACTTTTCTTTGGATCGATACTTGTCTTTGTTCGTTAACTACCCACGGGCATTGCGGATTATTGGATGCCAAGGGAAGAATCGATAACGCCAAATCGGTTCGTCGCCTTTCGGAGATCGCTCTTTGTTATGCGAATTCCGGAGCGGACGGAATTTCCCCCTCGGATATGATGGATGGTCGAGTCGCAAGCCATCGCAAAATTTTGGACGAGCACGGTTTCGAAACCTTACCGGTCATGAGTTACTCGACCAAATTTAAGAGTAATTTTTACGGTCCGTTTCGAGAGGCCGCGGAATCCGCACCGGGTCATGGGGACCGTTCTTCCTACCAAATCGATGTGCGTAATAAGGAGGATTCTCTCCTGTCCTCGTTGAGAGACGCTAAAGAAGGAGCGGATTTGCTTATGGTAAAACCGGGTCTGACCGCAATTGATTTAATTCAACCGATACGCAACGCAACCGGGTTGCCTGTAGGGGCATACCAGGTAAGTGGTGAATATGCGTCATTATCCCTTCTGGCGGAAAACGGGTTTTGCAAATTCGAAGATGTTCTGAAGGAGACCTGGCAAGTGTTCGGTCGGGCCGGGGCTTCGTATTTGATTACGTACGCCGCAAGACGCGGAAAGGAGATCTTTTCTTGAAATCATACGGTAGTTCCTCGGAACTTTTTGATCGTGCTAAAAAGGTCGCTCCGGGGGGAGTTCATTCTCCTGTAAGGTCCTTCCGATCCGTGGGCGGAACGCCGGTATTTTTTCAAGCCGCAAAAGGCGCCTCATTAACGGATGTGGCAGGAAAGCAATACATCGATTATTGTTTAAGCTTCGGCCCTTTGCTTTTGGGTCATCGGGATCCTGAAGTGGAAGAAGTCGTCCTGGAGACCGCCTCGCTCGCATGGAGTTTTGGCGCTGCCGAGCCTTATTCATTGGAACTTGCCGAATGGATCGTCGCGCGAATCCCTTGGGTGGAGAAAATCCGTTTTGTGAATAGCGGCACTGAGGCCGTCATGAGCGCATTGCGAGTGGCCCGTGCCGCGACCGGTCGAAATAAAATATTGAAGTTTGACGGGTGTTATCACGGGCATTTAGACGCCCTTTTGGTAAAAGCCGGCTCCGGTTTGGCCGGGGAGTCATCTTCGGATAGCGCCGGGATCGGTTCGGAACTTATACGAAACACGTTAGTCCTTCCTTTGGACGACGAGAAAGCTGTGGAGAATCTATTCGAGACGGAAGGGAAGAATATTGCCGCTCTTGTGATAGAGCCTTTGCCCGCAAATTACGGATTATTGATACAGCGAAAGGAATTCCTGCAAAAAATCGCGGAAGTCGCTCGAAAATACGGAACTTTGATTTTGTTCGACGAAGTAATCAGCGGATTTCGCGTCGGTCTTACCGGGATGAGCGGCGAATTGGGAATTCGCCCGGATTTAGTGACTTATGGCAAAATCATCGGCGGAGGGTTCCCGGTCGGCGCTTACGCGGGACGCGCAGAACTTATGGATTTAGTCGCTCCTCAGGGGCCCGTTTATCAAGCCGGTACATTAAGCGCGAGTCCATTCGGCATGAGAGCCGGATTGTCGACCCTTATAAAATGCGAACGGGAAAACGTGTATTCGATCTTAGAAGAAAGAACAAGGCAATTATCCGAGGGGCTACTTTCAATTTTTAGAAAGTACGATCCTGGAACTGACTGGGCGGCAGAAACTCACGCATCCTTATTTTGGTTCCATAAAAAGACGTCCTCCTCCGTTCGAACCGTCGATGCGATCCCTGCGGGCCATAAGGAATCTTTTGCGAAAGTATTTCACTTATTATTGGAGAATGGAATCTATCTGGCTCCTTCCGGTTACGAAGTTGGGTTTACGAGCTTTGCACACACTACGGAAGTAATCGCGAAAACCTTGGAGTTGGCCGAAGAAGCCTTCAGAAAGAATCGATCGTAAACCTTATGCACTCCTTTAAATACAAGAAAATTCTCCTTCCGCTCGCATGGATAGCGATTACGGTTTCGCTGGGAAGTTGGTGGCTTTTTTTGGGGCTGCGTCAAAATCGCATGGCTATGGAATTAGCGTCTAGAATCGGCGGTGTCGCGGAGCAGGAGGTTCTGGATAAGTTAGAAAGACAAAGTCTTATGATTAAGATGGAAGGAACGTTCTTCCTCTTAATGCTCGTTGCAGGCGGGATCACTTTGGTTTGGCTGACGTTCCGAGAATATAAACGTAATAAACTCATTCAGGATTTCTTTTCCACCGTCACTCATGAAATGAAAACTCCGCTGGCGAGTTTGAGATTGCAAGTGGAAAGTCTGCTGGAGGAAAGTCCTAATCCTTCGACAGATAAACTTCTGCATAGGCTTCTCAAAGATTCCGTACGGATCGAATCCCAAATGACGAAAGCTCTCTATCTCGCCAGCCTGATGCGCTCCGAGGGATTGTACTTGGAAGATACTAATCTTCCGGATCTAGAGGAAAGTTTTAAGGACGACTGGTCGGAATTAACTTTGATAACCGACTGGACCTGTGCAAGAGTCAAGGCTGACCGCAAAGCTTTAGAAAGCGTTTTCAGAAATCTTTTAGAAAATTCGGTTCAGCACGGCAAAGCGACGAAAGTTAAAATATCTACGGAGCAGGTTCCAGGCGGAAGAGTTAAGTTTGAGTTCCAAGATAATGGGATCGGTTTTCGCGGCGATCTTCGCACATTGGGCAGACCGTTTATTCGACATACTTCTACAAGCGGTACCGGTATCGGCCTATATATCGTTAAGAATCTTATCAAGAAAATGGGCGGCAATTTCGTTTTACGTGCCTCCGAATCCGGAGGATTTAAGGCGGAATGGACCCTTTCCGCCTCCGGAAAAGGGACTAAATCGACATGAAGGCAAAACTTTTACTGGTGGAAGATGATCGGTCCCTGGGAGAAACCCTAAAAGAGCGGTTGGAGAAGGAAGGATACGAAATGATTTGGACCGTATCCGCGCAATCCGCAAGAGCCTTGGCTCTGGAATCTAAACCGGATTTGATTCTTCTGGACGTAAGATTGCCGGACGGAGACGGATTCGAATTGGCAGCGGAATTGCGAACTCGCAAAGATTGTCCCCCCTTTCTTTTTTTAACCGCACATTCGGGCGCACCGGAGAGATTACGAGGATTCGAACTCGGAGCGGAGGAATTTATTCCTAAGCCCTTCCACTTAAAGGAACTTTTGATTCGAGTAAGACACGTATTAGAATCTCATAAACATTCGTTTAAGAAAACTAAATATGCTTATGAAGGATTTACGTTGGATTTTTCGGGGTATTCCATCCATACGCCTTCGGGAGAAGAGATACATCTTTCTAAGAGGGATTGCGCCTTGCTGAATATGTTGGTGGAAGAGCGACAAAGAACGGTAAGCCGAGACGAAATCTTGGACCGTCTTTGGGGAGAGGAAAAATTCCCCACAAATAGAACGATAGATAATTCCATTGTACGTCTTCGGCAAGCGTTCGGAGACAAAGGCGAAGACGCGATTCGATCCGTGAGAGGGGTCGGTTACCAATGGACCGGAGATTTACAGGATGCCTAATCAGAAATTTACGAACGCCTTGCAATGCAAGGCTCAATCGATTCCTCCGATCTGGATGATGCGCCAAGCGGGTCGATATCATTCTCATTACCAAAATTTACGGAAAAAACATACATTCGAGGAACTATGTAAAATTCCCGAACTGGCTGCGGAAGTCGCGTACGGCCCTGTAAACGATTTCGGATTCGATACTGCAATTCTGTTTTCTGATATTCTATTTCCCCTAGAAGCGCTCGGGATGGGTCTAAAGTTTGGAGACGACGGACCCAAACTCGGCTGGCAATTGGCCGAGTATAGCGATTTGGGAAGAATGCATTCTTTGGAGCATGCCGTCGATTTTATGAGTTTCCAGAAGAACGCGGTGGCCTTGACGCGTAAAAGGATTCCCGAAGATCGATCCTTGATCGGGTTTATCGGAGGCCCGTGGACCTTATTTTGTTACGCGACATTAGGAAAACATGATGGAAATCTGATTTTGCCGAAAGTTTCACCAGTATTAAGGGAAGGGTTTTATAAAAAACTTTTACCTTTATTGCGTGAGAACATTCGACTTCAATTGGAAGGCGGCGCCGAGATCGTCATGATTTTCGATACTGCAGGCGGAGACGCTTCTCCCGGTTTCTTTATGGATGCGATATTTCCCCCGCTGCGGGAGCTGGTGGAAGCGTTTCCGGAAAAGATAGGCTATTATGCGAAAGGAATCCCCTCTCAAAGTTTGGAATCGATCCGGTCCCTAGTCGGACTTGCGGGTTTCGGAGTGGATCACCGAGTAGAACTTACGGAACTCTTCGGAAAACGAAAGCAGTTTATCCAAGGGAATTTCGATCAGGCCATGCTTTTTTTGGAGCCTGACGAATTCCGAAGTTATTTAATGAAATGGTTGGATCCTTTTTTAAGACTGACACCCGATCAACGGTCCGGTTGGGTCTGCGGATTAGGGCACGGAGTTCTTCCTAAAACTCCCGAAGCGAATGTGCGCAATTTTGTAAAAACTGTGAGGGATGTATTTGCATGAAATCACAAATAAATCTGATAGAAAAATATGATGTTCCCGCTCCGCGTTATACTAGTTATCCTACTGTTCCTTATTGGGAGGATAATCCGACACGTTCGGAATGGCTGAATGCGGTTCGAAACAGAATTCTTCCTGAAGATTCTTCGGTTGCTTTGTATTTGCACATTCCTTTTTGTGAAACGCTTTGTTCTTTTTGCGGATGCAATACTTCGATTACCAAAAATCATACGGTGGAAGAACCGTATATCGAAACTCTGTTGGAAGAGTTTGCGAACTACGTTAAGTCTATCCCGGAATTACCTAAACGCGAATTGAGAGAATTGCATCTAGGAGGAGGCTCTCCCACTTACCTCTCCGAATCCAATTTAAAAGCTCTACTGACTCCGATTCTTAGCTCCTGGAAAACTGCGGAAAGGCCCGAGTTTTCGTTGGAAGTGGATCCTAGAAGAACCAGGTTGACCCAGCTAGAAGTTTTAAAGGATTTCGGGTTTACGAGAATCAGTTTAGGGGTTCAGGATTTCGATGCCGAAGTGCAGAGACTAGTAAATCGAATTCAGCCCTATGAACTTACTGCCGGTATTACGGAGGGTGCCAGGAAATTAGGCTACACTTCAGTAAATTTCGACCTTATATACGGCCTGCCTAGACAAACTAAAGAGAGTATACGGGATACTATATTAAAAACGTTGCAATTACGTCCGGATAGGATCGCGTTTTATAGTTATGCCCACGTCCCTTGGATTAAGGCCGCTCAGAGATTGTTTACCGAGGATGATCTTCCGAAAGGATCGGAAAAAAGGGAGCTATATGAAATCGGGCGAGAAATGTTCCTAAACGCAGGTTACAAAGAGATCGGCATGGATCATTTTGCTCTGGAAACCGATTCACTTTATACGGCTTCTTTGGACGGAACTCTTCATCGTAATTTTATGGGGTACACCACTCGCTCTACGGATCTACTCTTAGGTATGGGAGTTTCGGCTATTTCGGATAGTTGGGATTGCTTTTATCAGAATGAAAAAATTCTGAAGAAATATCAGAGAAGAATTCAGGAAGACGGCCATGCTTTGCTTAGAGGACATAAACTTACCGGCGAGGATTTACGTCAGCGCGAATTGCTTCTAAGGCTTTCCACTACGGGTAGAGTGGACGTTCCCGCTGAGATTTTCGAGGAAGTCAGGCTCTATTTAGCCTCCATGGAGGACGATACTTTAATTAGGTGGGACGGCCATACCCTTGTTCTTACGGACCTCGGTAAGCCATTTCTTCGAAACGCCTGTACAGGTCTGGACCTACGATTGAGAAGAAAAAGTCCCGAAAGTAAGGTTTTCTCGCAATCTATTTGAACAAACGAAACGACTCGATTGTTTGATAAAATGGTGTGAAAGCGACAAAATGAACGTTTTGGAAATAAATTACTTCTCGTCTAATATTATCGGGGGAACTTCTCATTTTTTAGGATTTAGTACTAAGAATTGTTAAAGTTATAGAATGGTTTCATCAGCGTTTCGATCGATTATAATGGTTCTCATCCTGTTTTTATTACCGGCGGCGATATTTCCGGTAACCATTCTATTGCGCGAAGGTGGCAAAGTAAAAGGCGATCTAGTCACGCAGAATCAATCATCGATAGTGATCCAGACCGAATCAGGCAAACGAGCAATCAATAAAAAGTTAGTCTTAAAAGTCTTGTATAAGGACGTCAGCGACGACGAAGAAGAGAAAATTCGCTCTGCCGAAGAGAAGAAGATCGCCAATACCAAGCGAGAAGTCGTCGAAAAAGAGCAGGCACGGCAATTGCAACTGCAACAGGATGAAGCCGATCGACTTCGAAGAGAGGAAGAGCAGCGCAAAGTCGTTCCAATAGTCCCTAAGCAGGACGCGATAGAGCCTGGAAAAGCGTTGTTTCGTTCCGCAATATTACCCGGGTGGGGACAGTTTTATAGCGATCGAAAAGTTTTCGGAGTACTGTGGCCGACTCTGATAGCAGCTGCGGGCTTTGCTTCTTATGATAAATATAGGGTCTACCGTAATGCGGTTCGAGATTACGGGACATTAGGAAATCCTTATTCACAAACTGCGATCATAGGAACTGCTCTAGGTATTAATGCGGTATACACGCCTCCGACATCTTCGGACCCGTTGACTCAATACATTCTGGATAAGAACTACAATTTAATCCGCCAAAAAAGGGCGGAGGCCGATCGGGATTTTCAGCATTATCAAGAAGCTCTATACGCTTTGGGCGCTATTTATTTACTTAATTTAGTCGATGCTTATTTCTTTGCCAACTTTGGTAGGAATTTAGTGAAAGTTTCCGACGGCACAAATTCCGGTCTCGTCTTATCGGTGTTACCTTCGAATGTCGGCCAAGCGAATTTAAGCTCCACCGGATCTTCCTCAGCTTCTTTTTTGGAAACCAAATATTCGTTCGGTTATAGATTCAGTTTTTAAACAAGAAAACTTGATTTTTCTTATCCTCGAATAAACTACCTTTCAACTTTTCATTTAGGGTATTTTATTGCCAGAACGATCGGGGGTTCTACGATGTAACCGTGGCAAAACCCATTCCAGATCGAGTTATTATTGGTGCCGGATTTACGGGCCTCGTCCATGCATTTCTCGCAATCGAGAAAGGAGAATCCGTCTTAGTTTTAGAAAAAAGGGACGGGACCGGAGGATTAATACGTTCGGTTCGTACCGAGTACGGAATCGTGGAAACAGCCGCAAACGGAATTCTAAATTGTTGGGAATTGGAGAGGCTTGCTTCTCGACTGGGCTTAGACGTTTTACTTCCGGATTCTGCGTCTCGAAGAAGATATATATTCTCCGATGGAAAGCCGAGACGATTACCGCTGAAGTTGGGAGAAATTATTAGATTAGTTTACGGTGCAGTCTCGAAACCGTCCAAGCCGGAACCGGGAGAGTCCGTACTCCGTTGGGGAAAGCGGATTTTAGGAGAAGGTACGGTATCCAAAATCGTCGAACCGGCGTTAGGTGGAATTTACGCCGGAGATTTGGATCTGATGTCCGCCGAATTTGTTTTCGGTAAGTTTTTGCCGGAAGATCAAACTCTCTGGAAAAATTTAAGAGCATATTCAAAATCCTTAAAGAATAGACCGAGGCTTTCGCCTGCGCGACGAGGCACGGTAAGCTTTAGGGGCGGAATCGGTACTTTAGTCCGTGCGTTGGAAGCGAGAGTGACTCAAGACGGAAAGATTCTGTATGATGAAGATATATCCAGCTTACGTGAACTTAAAAAAAGATTCCCGGGGGCCAAGATTACGATTGCTACTGGTCTCGCATCGAGTTTGAGAATTTTAAAGAGCGAATTCCCTGAACTAAAAACATATCAAGGAGTGCTGGAGTTATTGCCGATCGTAAGCGTTACTAGATTCGGTAAGGATTCCGTTCTGAAGGGGAAGAAAGGATTTGGAATACTTTTTCCTAAAGATCATAAATCTTTTTCTTCTGAATTGGGCTTGCGAGTCAGGGGAATTTTATTCAACGATTTTATCTGGCCTACTCGGGCGGAAAAAGGAATTCACTCCGAAACCTACATCTACGGCGGAGCCGGAGATCGGGAAATCGCAACTAAATCGGAGGATGAAATCATTAATATCGTCGAGGATGATAGAAAAAAATTGATTCCCGACGGTCTCGATCCGATCAATCATTATGTTACTGTGTGGAAGGAAGCGTTGCCGGTATATGGTCCGCAACTTTACGCGTTTAATAAGGATTTGGATAGGATTCTTCCTCCGGATATCAAAGTCGAAGGGAACTTTAGACAAGGTATCGGTTTAAAGTCCATTTTGGAAAGGGCTTTTGCAGGTAATTAGATGTCTCATAAAAGAGGTTGGCGATGAAATACGAAGACTTAGAAAAATTAAACGGTCTGAAAGAAAAAGGTGCGATTTCTCAAGAAGAATATGAGGCAGAGAAAAAGAAGATTTTAGAGACTCCTTATTCGAATCAGAATGATCGCTTGGGAATGACAGTGAATCAATATTGCATGCTACTGCATTTGTCTTTATACTCCGTATTCGTATTTCCGGTCGTCGGTATGTTGGTGCCGTTAGTTCTCTGGTTGATCGAAAAAGATTCGGACCCGGAGGTCGATGCCCACGGAAAGATCGTCGTTAACTGGCTTATCAGCTCGCTGATATATGGAGTAATTTTTGGAGTTCTATGTATCGTTCTGATAGGAATTCCATTTATTCTTATATTGGGCGTATGCTATGCTTTGTTCCCGATTATCGGGGCGGTGAAAGCGAATAGCGGTATCAAATGGGAATACCCTTTAAGTCTGCATTTTTTAAAAAAAGAACAATCTCAATAGGAAAGAATATTCTCGATTGCGAATCAACGTGCTAAGCAAACGGTCGCTTGGCGCTTAGGATCGAACCCGCCGCAAGATTTGCATAGACAGGCGCCCTGCCCTCCCCTCTCTACTGCGATTTTTGCCTCGAAAACGAATTTACTTAATGCTTCTAAAAAGGCGGGGTAAGTTCCGGGGGCGGGAATTCGGTAATATTCCATCACGCCCCGGGCAAGGGCATGGTCCCTTATTTGTACTCCGATTTCCTCCAGAGTTTCTAAATGATCGCTGACAAAACTAATCGGGTAGATAGCAATTCTCTTAACATTTTTTGCGGCGAGTTCAGCAATTTTGTCTAGGGTATTAGGACTCGTCCATTTTGCCGGCCCGACTCTGCTTTGAAACGAAAGATGAATCTTACCGTGAAACCCGTCAGCCCGTAATAGAGATTCTAAATCCGAAACGTTTTGCTCAATTTCTCGAACGTATACGTCTCCTTTTTGAATTAATTTAACGGGAATTCCGTGAGCGCTGAAAACAAGATCTATTTCTTGCCAATTTTGTACACCGCCGCTTTGCAAGTGAAGAAACGTCTCGGGCTTCAAATTTCCTTTGAAATAATCTAGGATCAGATTCTTTACCGATTCTAGATATTCAGGGCGAGTGGAGAACGGAGGCACCCAACCCGGGTGACCGGATGGACAAAATCCTAATTTTTTCTTTAACAACATCGCGGTTGAAAGGACGGTCGATCGCGAATACTGCGGATATAAAGGTAAAATAATAACACCTTTTCTTGGGTCGGTCCAATCTTCTCCTAGATCCCTCAGGTCCGGGAAGCCGCAACTCATCGCTATCCGGACTTCCCATTTTTCTCCGGATTCTTCCAGAAGCTTACGCAATTCGTTTGCTTGGTTTTCCGTTTCGGATACTAGAGGGGATCCTCCTCCGAAACCCATCGAGGCGTATGTCTCTGCGACTGTTTTGGCTCTAGAGACTGCGATTTTCTTGGCTATCCATTTTCTTAAAAACTCCGGAAGGGAGAGATCGAAAACGAACGGGTCTTCGAAAAGGTCCAATAAAAATTTCGGGATTTCCGCGGCGCTTCTAGGTCCGCCTAAATTTAAAAGAAGGAGTCTGTTTTTCAAGTGGCCTCCGATAGCGCTATTTTGTTGCGATCCATTCCAAGTAGTTCGTTACAGAGAATTCTATATTATACTGTTTCGTATTCAGATAATTTCTATAATGACCTGCCGCATTTGATAAAATATCATTCGAGCTGATTCCACCCCTGGTTTGGAAGCTTCCCGATCCGTACAGCCTATTTTCGGTCAATCGTAGAAAGAATAGCCAAGAATCTACGATCACCCCTCCCCCGATATTCGCCTCTATCCCGTAGCCTGCTGCGTCTCCAATGAAATTCAAACTTCGTTGATAATGATAATCTCTGAAATGAGAATACCATGTGCTTCCCAAGAACGCTCCTTCAAACATCCATTTTCCGTCGGAGTATCTATATCCGATTCCTATCGGGAGTTCCCAAGTAGTGTTGGTGAAACTTAGCCCCATCCCGATAGGTCCGTAAAAGATAGGATCGGACGCGATCCATTGATTTACATCGTAAAGATAATATTTAAAATAAGTGTAATGAATTCCCCCCGTCACAAAAAAACCTTGGCCATTTTTGCGCGCGTCAGGATCGCTGGAGCCTAAATATCTTCGGACGGATAGGCTCAGGCGATCTTGTTTCATTTTTAGTTTTCCCCGCCCGTCGGCAAAGTTTTTAGAGCCGCTGAACGTATACGGAGTGTCGTAAAAACTCCATTCCCGAAATCCAAACTTAGCCCCCCTCTCGATAGAAAAATCCGCCAGAGCAAAATCCTCATCCTTGCCCTGCCCCACCCTCTGGTACCGGCCGTTACTTCTGTATCCGAAGCTGATTTCCCATTTCTGCCACCAATGCCTGAGCTCGATTCCTCCGTATGCGAAATTTCGATTATAGGAAATTCTGGATCCCGCCTTTGCTCCGGAAAGATTCGGATATTTTGTTCCTGATTCGAAGATATGCTCTCCTCCGTTTTCCCCCATTAGTAAAGTCGCGGAAGACCTTGCCCAAAATGTTTCCCAAAATCCGACTTTCCGTGAAATGGCCTGTTCTTTTTGTGAAGGCGCTCCGACCTCAGAGTTTTCCGTTGATTGGATTGAGCCTTTTTTTTCGATTTTCTGTGAGTATATAGCCGATTGCGGGAACAGTAACAGCGAGAGGAGTAAGAGTCCGGCTGTCGAAAAATGTCGTTTTTTCATTTTGTGTCCGAATCCGGGAGGGTGAAACGATTTCACCCCGGTACGAACCCGGGAAATGGAAATACTAGGATCCTCCCCTCCCCGCCCTCGAGCAATCTCGTTTTTTCGGGCTTAAGCTAATAATGAGACATAGGTTTGGTTGACAAAACAAGTCGAAAGGGGGAACAAGAAGCAAAGGTCTCGATTGAAATGAAAGCGAGGTTGTTAGAAGTTCATGAAATTCTTTCGGAATACGCGATAAGCTCCGGAGAAGAGTTTCAAAAAAAGGCGGAAGCTTGGGGAATCCCCGTTCAGGGAAAAGGAAAATACAAGGAAGAAGTGTTGGATAAATACTTTCGCAAGAAAAAGACAAAAGGGTTTGAATCGGTGGTGATTGCCGTTTCAAACCAGAAAGGCGGAGAGGGTAAAACTACAGTATCTATATGCCTAGCGGAAGCATTGGCAAAGTCCGGTCGTCCTGTGCTTTTGATAGATTGGGATGCCCAGGCAAATATAACTCAGTTATACGTCGGCCAGGTTGAAAAGTCAGTATATCATACCTTGGGTTATCGGGGGGACGCAACCCTGTCGATGTCGGAGATTATCGTCAGTCTCGCTCCGAATTTGGATTTAGTTCCATCCTCCATTCACCTTGCAAATTTCACAACGCCCTACGAAAGGGACGACTTCGAACTGCTCAAGGACGCGCTTTTACCAATTCGATCCTCCTATGAATATATTATAATAGATTGCCCGCCGTCTCTGGGATTGATTTTGGAAAATGCTTTGATAGCGTCCGATCTGGTACTGGTTCCGATTCAAACTCGTGCTTTTAGCGTGCAAGGCCTAAAAGATCTGCACGGTACGATCGAAAAAATTCGCAAAAAGGCAAATCCGGATCTTGGATTACTAGGGGCCGTATTGAATCAGTACGAAGATTCGCGGGCCTTATCGGGATTAGCTGATGCTATTCGTAAATATTTTCCCGTCTTCGATTCGGTAGTTTACCGTCGAGAAGCAATTCCGCAATCGCAAGCCAAGAGGAAACTGCTTTCGGAATATGACCCCAAGGCGATGCAGATGTTTTCGGCTCTAGCCGAAGAGGTGGTAAGGAGGGCAAATGGCAAAGAGAGCTGAATTTGCAGGAATGGATCTTTTGACGGCTTTTGGCGGGGAAGATTCCTCTCGAAAGGAAATCACGATTCAAGATATTCTTCCTAACCCCGAGCAGCCGAGGGTTTTCGGAAAAGAAGAGGTGGGCGATTTGACCGAATCGATGCGAAGACTTGGATTGATCGAGCCGATTGTAGTTAGAAAGGTCGGGAAGAAGTTTCAAATCGTAGCGGGAGAAAGGCGCTATCAGGCGGCCAAAATCTTGGGATGGAAATCCATTGCTGCGGTGGAAACGGATGCTTCGG
Encoded here:
- a CDS encoding putative porin, with protein sequence MKKRHFSTAGLLLLSLLLFPQSAIYSQKIEKKGSIQSTENSEVGAPSQKEQAISRKVGFWETFWARSSATLLMGENGGEHIFESGTKYPNLSGAKAGSRISYNRNFAYGGIELRHWWQKWEISFGYRSNGRYQRVGQGKDEDFALADFSIERGAKFGFREWSFYDTPYTFSGSKNFADGRGKLKMKQDRLSLSVRRYLGSSDPDARKNGQGFFVTGGIHYTYFKYYLYDVNQWIASDPIFYGPIGMGLSFTNTTWELPIGIGYRYSDGKWMFEGAFLGSTWYSHFRDYHYQRSLNFIGDAAGYGIEANIGGGVIVDSWLFFLRLTENRLYGSGSFQTRGGISSNDILSNAAGHYRNYLNTKQYNIEFSVTNYLEWIATK
- a CDS encoding DUF4870 domain-containing protein; amino-acid sequence: MKYEDLEKLNGLKEKGAISQEEYEAEKKKILETPYSNQNDRLGMTVNQYCMLLHLSLYSVFVFPVVGMLVPLVLWLIEKDSDPEVDAHGKIVVNWLISSLIYGVIFGVLCIVLIGIPFILILGVCYALFPIIGAVKANSGIKWEYPLSLHFLKKEQSQ
- the hemG gene encoding protoporphyrinogen oxidase gives rise to the protein MAKPIPDRVIIGAGFTGLVHAFLAIEKGESVLVLEKRDGTGGLIRSVRTEYGIVETAANGILNCWELERLASRLGLDVLLPDSASRRRYIFSDGKPRRLPLKLGEIIRLVYGAVSKPSKPEPGESVLRWGKRILGEGTVSKIVEPALGGIYAGDLDLMSAEFVFGKFLPEDQTLWKNLRAYSKSLKNRPRLSPARRGTVSFRGGIGTLVRALEARVTQDGKILYDEDISSLRELKKRFPGAKITIATGLASSLRILKSEFPELKTYQGVLELLPIVSVTRFGKDSVLKGKKGFGILFPKDHKSFSSELGLRVRGILFNDFIWPTRAEKGIHSETYIYGGAGDREIATKSEDEIINIVEDDRKKLIPDGLDPINHYVTVWKEALPVYGPQLYAFNKDLDRILPPDIKVEGNFRQGIGLKSILERAFAGN
- the hemH gene encoding ferrochelatase, yielding MKNRLLLLNLGGPRSAAEIPKFLLDLFEDPFVFDLSLPEFLRKWIAKKIAVSRAKTVAETYASMGFGGGSPLVSETENQANELRKLLEESGEKWEVRIAMSCGFPDLRDLGEDWTDPRKGVIILPLYPQYSRSTVLSTAMLLKKKLGFCPSGHPGWVPPFSTRPEYLESVKNLILDYFKGNLKPETFLHLQSGGVQNWQEIDLVFSAHGIPVKLIQKGDVYVREIEQNVSDLESLLRADGFHGKIHLSFQSRVGPAKWTSPNTLDKIAELAAKNVKRIAIYPISFVSDHLETLEEIGVQIRDHALARGVMEYYRIPAPGTYPAFLEALSKFVFEAKIAVERGGQGACLCKSCGGFDPKRQATVCLAR
- a CDS encoding ParA family protein; translated protein: MKARLLEVHEILSEYAISSGEEFQKKAEAWGIPVQGKGKYKEEVLDKYFRKKKTKGFESVVIAVSNQKGGEGKTTVSICLAEALAKSGRPVLLIDWDAQANITQLYVGQVEKSVYHTLGYRGDATLSMSEIIVSLAPNLDLVPSSIHLANFTTPYERDDFELLKDALLPIRSSYEYIIIDCPPSLGLILENALIASDLVLVPIQTRAFSVQGLKDLHGTIEKIRKKANPDLGLLGAVLNQYEDSRALSGLADAIRKYFPVFDSVVYRREAIPQSQAKRKLLSEYDPKAMQMFSALAEEVVRRANGKES